The sequence TTTGAAAACGGAAACCAAAGGTAATCCTTGCAGAGACAGAGTCAGAAATTCCCAAAGGAATCAAAACGTCACAGAGTTCTGCCAGTGAAAAATGTTTCCCTATTTTTGTTACTTTGAAATTGTCAAATGaacataaacaaaagaaaaaacagaGCTGATTTTGGATCCAAAACACAGTATCCTCCTGGAGCAAGATTTTTCGAAAATGTGCAACAGAAATTCTGCTTTTTGCAAACGAAAATAGTAACTTTCAACACATTTCCAACACATTTAGATGACAATTTGCAGTTGTGCTTGTTCTACACATATACTCTCTGGAAACTACGAAAGGCAGTATCAGACATAAAATCCTGTAGTTATAAATATTTACTTCTCCACATAAACAAATACCAATCAGCATCACTAGGTGGCAGATTCCTTATCCGCAAATTTTAACGTACTTTCAAGTCACCACAAGATTAGACATTCTTTAAACAAGAGGTGGATACTGCTTTGACTGCAGGCGCACCCTCTTTCGGTACTCCAGAGGATCCTGCAGGAAATCAGAAAATGAGAGTGCGTCAAACAGGGAGAATCAAACTCTTATTCTGAACTTATACATCTTTCAACAGTTTCAAGCGGACCAATAAAAGAAACAATATGGACCTGTAAACTACTATAACATCCTATCACCACATTTTCTGTCCCACTAATGAGATAACTACGAATCTTTCCGCTATTTCCTAAACGTAATAGAATCTGAAATAATTCGAGAAAGAGAAACCAGAAGATTATTGAGCTCCCAAATGATGACGTCCATGAAACCTAATAGCTATCACTAATGCCTCTGAACTACAGCAAAAGCCACCAGTACCTTTCTCATCTCCATGTGCAGGAACATTATTGTGACATAAAGCTAAAGCACACTTCAGTAGAGATATGACAATTAGCATCTTCTTCATCCCATATCTTATCGTTATTAAGGTAACGGACAAAATTCATCACTATCCTAATAAAGGAGGccaaattaaaagttaaatttcATAATATTACAATTAAATGGGATGCATAGTCAGCTAAAATCAACTTTTCAATAAAATTGGAACTTGTATAATAATTCCACTCTCATCATGCTTTATTTGAGACAATTTAATAGAAAATATGAAGTTCAAGATGCTGCTCTAAGTTTTGTAATGCAtcagaaaagatgaaaaataatacatcaaAATACCTGTTAACAGCTGGATTGGCAGAAAAAAAGTTtcatcaaaaactaattttgACTAGTTAATGCATTTAATTTCTTGCCATTTGAGAAAATTGTAATATAAAATAGCGAGACTTTCCAAGATGGAAAGATTGTTATATTAATTGAGACAGGAAAAGAAGGAAAGTGTGTTCAACTGTACATCTTAACATAttataatgaaaagaaaaatcacTTACACAAAGTAGACACAATTGAGGCtaacatcaaaagtaggatagTGAGTTTGGAAGAAAAGAGAATTAACCATTTCTGAATCAATATTACCTGAATAAACATATGATACCCTTCAGTTTGGGCGGGATCAGCAGGGTTTGGCTGATCTAACAAGTCCTGGATACCAACCAGTATCTGTTTCACGGTGATAGCTGGTCTCCATCCCTAAACAAGAAAATGAAAACAATAGCCATCATATACATTGAAAACAGTCACAGAGCAGAAAAATAGGTCAAAGAAACAACATAGACCACATACACTATCTTCATTGAGGATCGACAAGCAAACTGTTCCAGAAGGATAGACATTTGGATGGAAAAAGCCTGCTGGGAATTTACACTTTGGCGGTTTACTCGGATAATCTTCACTGAACTGA comes from Capsicum annuum cultivar UCD-10X-F1 chromosome 2, UCD10Xv1.1, whole genome shotgun sequence and encodes:
- the LOC107860264 gene encoding SUMO-conjugating enzyme SCE1, which codes for MSGGIARGRLAEERKAWRKNHPHGFVAKPETLQDGSVNLMIWHCTIPGKAATDWEGGCYPLTIQFSEDYPSKPPKCKFPAGFFHPNVYPSGTVCLSILNEDSGWRPAITVKQILVGIQDLLDQPNPADPAQTEGYHMFIQDPLEYRKRVRLQSKQYPPLV